A single region of the Bacillus cereus genome encodes:
- the ytxC gene encoding putative sporulation protein YtxC, translating to MIEICFEEKNDAAHVYRQLTKRTESLYKETSVYLDGQKVIIHIPLCESNYIEKILLPVLLYFIMNVKQNEWIHTILKEKFFYEEQEECHHILHMAQEILKERRKGVARDLTRHKFETYIMSSLNDWLCDPLSFSFSSYVRFRLRTYREMVARLAEVAIDEYKMEQEYQMFIETLRQQVSSRKSRLSCVHLIFDESFIFYDDKGRRLKQERLVQYIDEELLKQKDVYIDTKVIAPLLSISPKKIYLYTKEQDHNMIITLRNVFQERVQLHGLHEFERNVKNLKNKGNALDFLSF from the coding sequence GTGATTGAAATTTGCTTCGAAGAAAAAAATGATGCTGCGCACGTATACAGACAACTAACGAAAAGAACGGAATCTTTATACAAGGAAACAAGTGTATATTTAGATGGGCAAAAGGTTATTATTCATATACCATTATGTGAATCGAATTATATTGAAAAGATTTTATTGCCAGTACTACTATATTTCATTATGAATGTGAAACAAAATGAATGGATTCATACCATTTTAAAGGAAAAGTTTTTTTACGAAGAACAAGAAGAGTGTCATCACATCTTGCATATGGCACAGGAGATATTAAAAGAAAGAAGAAAAGGAGTGGCTCGTGATTTAACGCGTCATAAATTTGAGACCTATATTATGTCATCTTTAAATGATTGGCTTTGTGATCCGCTTTCATTCTCGTTTTCATCATATGTTCGTTTTCGTCTTCGTACATATAGGGAAATGGTAGCTAGGCTTGCTGAAGTTGCAATTGATGAGTATAAAATGGAGCAAGAATACCAAATGTTCATTGAGACCCTTCGTCAACAAGTAAGTAGCCGGAAATCACGTTTGTCCTGTGTGCATCTTATTTTTGATGAAAGTTTTATTTTCTATGATGATAAAGGTAGACGTTTAAAACAGGAGAGGTTGGTCCAATATATAGATGAGGAATTATTAAAGCAAAAGGATGTATATATCGATACGAAAGTAATTGCGCCACTTCTTTCTATTTCGCCGAAAAAGATTTATTTATATACGAAAGAACAAGATCATAATATGATCATTACTTTGCGAAATGTATTTCAAGAACGGGTCCAATTACATGGATTACATGAGTTTGAGCGCAATGTGAAAAATTTAAAAAATAAAGGTAACGCCCTTGATTTTCTAAGTTTTTGA
- the dnaI gene encoding primosomal protein DnaI, with amino-acid sequence MEHIQNSFAKLMENKNFKNRYEVLKTEVMAHPRVKEFIDEHKGEVTTSMIERSLVKLYEYIGQSVGCADCPDLGSCKNMLQGYEPKLVIQGKMIDIQYDRCIRKVAYDERKKYEKLVQSVYMPADILQATMENLDPSELDARIDAIGAANEFLNTYEPGKKVQGLYLYGKFGVGKTYLLGAIANELARKKISSMLVYFPEFLREIKSSIQDNSIGEKIDAVKRVQVLMLDDIGAEAMSSFVRDDVLGAILQFRMLENLPTFFTSNFDFKELEHHLTYTQRGEAEQMKAARIMERIKYLAKPIPIGGKNRRHK; translated from the coding sequence ATGGAGCATATTCAAAATTCATTTGCGAAATTAATGGAAAATAAAAATTTTAAAAATAGATATGAAGTCTTAAAGACAGAAGTGATGGCGCACCCGCGTGTGAAAGAATTTATAGACGAACATAAAGGTGAAGTAACGACTTCGATGATTGAACGAAGTCTTGTGAAGTTGTATGAATATATTGGACAAAGTGTAGGGTGTGCGGATTGTCCGGATTTAGGTTCATGTAAAAACATGCTACAAGGATATGAGCCGAAGCTCGTCATCCAAGGTAAGATGATTGATATTCAATACGATCGTTGCATTAGAAAAGTAGCATATGATGAGAGAAAAAAATATGAAAAACTTGTTCAAAGTGTATATATGCCAGCTGACATTTTACAGGCAACTATGGAAAATTTAGACCCTTCAGAGTTAGATGCACGTATTGATGCAATAGGTGCAGCGAATGAATTTTTAAACACATACGAACCGGGTAAAAAAGTACAAGGTTTATATCTGTACGGTAAATTTGGTGTAGGGAAAACGTATCTTTTAGGGGCAATTGCAAATGAGCTTGCTCGAAAGAAAATTAGTTCGATGCTCGTATACTTCCCTGAATTTCTACGTGAAATTAAAAGTTCGATTCAAGATAATTCGATTGGTGAAAAGATTGATGCGGTTAAACGCGTACAAGTATTAATGTTAGATGATATCGGAGCAGAAGCGATGTCAAGTTTTGTGCGTGATGATGTGCTTGGCGCAATCTTGCAGTTCCGTATGTTAGAAAACTTACCGACGTTCTTTACGTCTAACTTTGATTTCAAGGAGTTGGAACATCATTTAACGTATACACAACGCGGTGAGGCAGAGCAAATGAAAGCAGCACGTATTATGGAACGAATTAAATATTTAGCGAAGCCAATTCCAATTGGTGGGAAGAACCGTCGTCATAAGTAA
- a CDS encoding replication initiation and membrane attachment family protein: MEKQSWMELLPIDRYKVSAKGLLHNYDRKVLTMLYQPLIGSRAFSLYMTLWGELEQDRVFGKENTHHSLMVTMQMQLPEIYEERVKLEAIGLLNVYIKKEKDIRMFIYELQPPLSPKQFFDDIVLSIFLYNRLSRTKYNQIKQYFLEEEFDFTSYENVTRSFNDVFDSFNPGQFEHAQEELRIPKTTTMPSNEKGDAPKVWNDFFDFPLFVEGLSALVPKKAITDQVRECVITLAYVYGVDVLSMQNIVLGTVTEMQTIDIERLRKGARDWYQFENGQALPVLSERVQPHAARTMKEKEPSTQEEMLMKQLEEISPKQLLKEISGGAEATKADLQIVEDVMINQKLTPGVVNVLIYYVMLRSDMKLAKTYVEKIAGHWARKKVGTVAEAMALAKEENRQYQEWAETKKKGRTAKKTVRREMVPDWLKEEPKEEVKETVKTDVSVKKNTSSLEDERKRLEEVLKKYKRD; the protein is encoded by the coding sequence ATGGAAAAACAGTCATGGATGGAGCTATTGCCGATTGATCGTTATAAGGTAAGTGCGAAAGGGTTGTTACATAATTACGACCGGAAAGTTTTAACAATGTTGTATCAGCCATTAATAGGTAGTAGAGCTTTTAGCTTATACATGACGCTATGGGGGGAGCTTGAGCAAGATCGTGTATTTGGAAAAGAGAATACACATCACTCCCTTATGGTGACCATGCAAATGCAACTTCCTGAAATATATGAGGAACGAGTAAAGTTAGAGGCGATTGGGCTTTTAAATGTATATATTAAAAAAGAAAAAGATATTCGAATGTTTATATATGAGTTGCAACCACCGTTATCTCCGAAGCAGTTTTTTGATGATATTGTTTTAAGTATCTTTTTATACAATCGATTGAGTCGGACAAAATATAACCAAATAAAGCAATATTTCTTAGAAGAAGAATTCGATTTTACTTCTTATGAAAATGTTACGCGCTCCTTCAATGATGTATTTGATTCATTTAACCCAGGTCAGTTTGAGCATGCGCAAGAAGAACTTCGTATCCCCAAAACGACAACTATGCCAAGTAACGAGAAGGGGGATGCTCCGAAAGTTTGGAATGATTTCTTTGATTTCCCTTTATTTGTGGAAGGGTTATCAGCGCTTGTTCCTAAAAAGGCGATTACAGATCAAGTACGAGAATGTGTCATTACACTCGCTTATGTGTACGGTGTGGATGTGTTATCAATGCAAAATATCGTTCTTGGTACGGTGACAGAGATGCAAACAATTGATATCGAAAGACTTCGAAAAGGAGCTCGCGATTGGTATCAATTTGAAAATGGTCAAGCATTACCTGTATTAAGTGAAAGAGTGCAACCTCATGCTGCACGTACGATGAAAGAGAAAGAGCCATCTACGCAAGAAGAAATGCTAATGAAGCAGTTAGAGGAAATATCGCCAAAACAACTATTGAAAGAGATTTCAGGCGGTGCAGAAGCAACGAAAGCAGACTTGCAAATTGTCGAGGATGTAATGATAAACCAAAAGTTAACGCCAGGGGTTGTGAATGTACTTATTTATTATGTTATGCTACGCTCAGATATGAAACTTGCGAAAACGTATGTTGAGAAGATCGCTGGACATTGGGCACGAAAAAAGGTCGGTACAGTAGCTGAAGCGATGGCATTAGCGAAAGAAGAAAACCGCCAATATCAAGAGTGGGCTGAGACGAAGAAAAAAGGTCGTACGGCGAAGAAAACGGTACGAAGAGAAATGGTACCAGATTGGCTTAAAGAAGAGCCGAAAGAAGAAGTGAAAGAAACTGTGAAAACGGACGTGAGTGTTAAGAAAAATACAAGTTCGTTAGAAGATGAGCGGAAGCGATTAGAAGAAGTGTTGAAAAAATATAAGCGTGATTAA
- the nrdR gene encoding transcriptional regulator NrdR, producing the protein MRCPSCFHNGTRVLDSRPVDEGRSIRRRRECESCLSRFTTFERVEESPLIVVKKEGTREEFNKEKILRGLIKACEKRPVSLRQLEEVTQSVERELRNLGISEVKSDMIGEIVMEELRDIDDVAYVRFASVYRQFKDLNVFIEELKDILQKERE; encoded by the coding sequence TTGCGTTGTCCATCCTGTTTTCATAATGGCACAAGAGTGTTAGATTCGCGTCCGGTAGACGAGGGGCGCTCTATTCGAAGAAGAAGAGAGTGTGAAAGTTGTTTAAGTCGCTTTACAACATTTGAAAGAGTAGAAGAATCACCTCTTATCGTTGTTAAAAAAGAAGGAACACGAGAAGAGTTTAATAAAGAGAAGATTTTACGCGGTTTAATTAAAGCGTGTGAAAAAAGACCTGTATCTTTAAGACAGTTAGAGGAAGTAACACAAAGTGTGGAACGTGAACTTCGTAACTTAGGTATATCAGAAGTGAAAAGTGATATGATTGGTGAAATTGTTATGGAAGAACTTCGTGATATTGATGATGTTGCTTACGTACGTTTTGCTTCTGTGTATCGTCAATTTAAAGATTTAAATGTATTTATTGAAGAATTAAAAGATATACTGCAAAAAGAGAGAGAGTAG
- the speD gene encoding adenosylmethionine decarboxylase, with protein MDTMGRHVIAELWDCDFDKLNDMPYIEQLFVDAALRAGAEVREVAFHKFAPQGVSGVVIISESHLTIHSFPEHGYASIDVYTCGDRIDPNVAAEYIAEGLNAKTRESIELPRGTGSFEIKQRETKAL; from the coding sequence ATGGATACGATGGGTCGTCACGTGATTGCTGAACTTTGGGATTGCGATTTCGACAAGCTTAATGACATGCCGTATATTGAACAATTATTTGTGGATGCAGCACTAAGAGCTGGTGCTGAAGTACGTGAGGTTGCTTTTCATAAATTTGCACCACAAGGTGTAAGTGGAGTAGTAATTATCTCGGAATCACATTTAACAATTCATAGCTTTCCGGAGCACGGTTACGCAAGTATTGATGTTTATACTTGTGGGGATCGTATTGATCCAAATGTTGCTGCAGAATATATTGCAGAAGGTTTAAACGCGAAAACGCGTGAGAGCATCGAGCTTCCTCGAGGCACTGGTAGCTTCGAAATTAAGCAGAGAGAAACAAAAGCTCTTTAA
- a CDS encoding glyceraldehyde-3-phosphate dehydrogenase, with the protein MTRVAINGFGRIGRMVFRQAIKESAFEIVAINASYPSETLAHLIKYDTVHGKFDGTVEAFEDHLLVDGKMIRLLNNRDPKELPWTDLGVEVVIEATGKFNSKEKAILHVEAGAKKVILTAPGKNEDVTIVVGVNEDQLDITKHTVISNASCTTNCLAPVVKVLDEQFGIENGLMTTVHAYTNDQKNIDNPHKDLRRARACGQSIIPTTTGAAKALSKVLPHLNGKLHGMALRVPTPNVSLVDLVVDVKRDVTVEDINEAFKTVANGALKGIVEFSEEPLVSIDFNTNTHSAIIDGLSTMVMGDRKVKVLAWYDNEWGYSRRVVDLVTLVVDELAKQKNVQHI; encoded by the coding sequence ATGACTCGTGTGGCAATTAATGGATTTGGACGTATTGGGAGAATGGTATTTCGTCAAGCAATAAAAGAAAGCGCATTCGAAATTGTAGCAATCAATGCAAGCTATCCATCAGAAACGTTAGCACATTTAATTAAATATGATACAGTTCATGGTAAGTTTGACGGAACAGTAGAAGCATTTGAAGATCACTTATTAGTTGATGGGAAAATGATTCGCCTTTTAAACAACCGCGATCCAAAGGAATTGCCTTGGACAGATTTAGGTGTTGAAGTTGTAATTGAAGCAACTGGTAAATTTAACTCGAAAGAAAAAGCAATTCTTCACGTTGAAGCTGGAGCGAAAAAAGTTATTTTAACAGCGCCTGGTAAAAATGAAGATGTAACAATTGTAGTTGGTGTGAACGAAGACCAATTAGATATTACAAAACATACTGTTATTTCAAATGCATCTTGTACAACAAACTGTTTAGCACCTGTTGTAAAGGTGTTAGATGAGCAGTTCGGAATTGAAAACGGTTTAATGACGACTGTTCATGCTTATACAAATGACCAAAAAAATATTGATAACCCACATAAAGATTTAAGAAGAGCACGTGCTTGCGGACAGTCTATCATTCCGACAACGACGGGTGCTGCGAAAGCGCTATCAAAAGTTCTTCCGCACTTAAACGGCAAACTTCATGGTATGGCACTTCGTGTACCAACACCAAACGTGTCTCTTGTTGACCTAGTAGTGGACGTGAAACGTGATGTAACAGTTGAAGATATTAATGAAGCGTTCAAAACTGTTGCAAACGGTGCATTAAAAGGAATTGTAGAATTCAGCGAAGAGCCTTTAGTGTCTATCGATTTTAATACAAATACACACTCAGCTATTATTGATGGTTTGTCTACAATGGTAATGGGTGATCGTAAAGTGAAAGTACTTGCTTGGTATGATAACGAGTGGGGCTACTCTCGTCGTGTTGTAGATCTTGTAACGTTAGTTGTTGATGAATTAGCGAAACAAAAAAATGTGCAACATATTTAA
- the coaE gene encoding dephospho-CoA kinase (Dephospho-CoA kinase (CoaE) performs the final step in coenzyme A biosynthesis.), protein MTVVIGLTGGIASGKSTVSEMFRELNIPVIDADIIAREVVERGKPAYNKIVEVFGTEVLQEDGELDRPKLGSVVFYNEEKRLQLNKIVHPAVREEMNAKKEMYIKEGMQAVVLDIPLLFESNLTNLVDRVLVVAVMPSTQLERLMKRNNFSEEEATARIQSQMPLEEKVKRADEVINNDGTIMGTKTQLQVILKKWNIIN, encoded by the coding sequence ATGACAGTGGTAATTGGATTAACGGGAGGTATTGCAAGCGGAAAAAGTACGGTATCAGAAATGTTTCGTGAACTAAATATACCAGTTATTGATGCTGATATTATTGCACGAGAAGTTGTAGAACGAGGAAAGCCAGCATATAACAAAATTGTAGAGGTGTTTGGAACGGAAGTGTTACAAGAAGATGGGGAGCTTGATCGACCTAAATTAGGAAGTGTCGTTTTTTATAATGAAGAAAAACGATTGCAGTTAAACAAAATTGTGCATCCTGCGGTACGTGAAGAAATGAATGCGAAAAAGGAGATGTACATAAAAGAAGGTATGCAAGCGGTTGTGTTAGATATCCCTCTTTTGTTTGAAAGTAACTTAACAAATCTCGTTGATCGTGTTTTAGTTGTAGCAGTTATGCCGAGTACGCAATTAGAACGTTTAATGAAACGGAATAATTTTTCAGAAGAAGAAGCAACGGCGCGTATTCAATCTCAAATGCCATTGGAAGAAAAAGTAAAGCGTGCAGATGAAGTGATAAATAATGATGGCACAATTATGGGAACGAAAACACAATTACAGGTAATTTTAAAGAAGTGGAACATTATTAACTAA
- the ytaF gene encoding sporulation membrane protein YtaF has product MYLYLSLILLAFTLSLDSCSVGLTYGLRSVRIPLRSIIIIGICSAAVMLVSMGIRHMIAKIFSPVIATRIGGLVLIGIGIWVLYQFFRSDKKEELKQEEKVWKLEIASLGLVIQILRKPTVADFDKSGTISAGEALLLGIALSIDSFGAGIGASLLGYAPAMMAILVAVMSSLFLFIGMKLGTVLSNMKWLQKFTFLPGVLLIIIGIWKM; this is encoded by the coding sequence ATGTACCTTTATTTATCTCTTATTTTATTAGCTTTTACATTAAGCTTAGATAGCTGTAGTGTAGGGCTAACATACGGATTAAGGAGTGTAAGAATTCCACTAAGATCAATTATAATTATCGGGATCTGTTCAGCAGCTGTCATGCTCGTATCCATGGGAATTCGACATATGATCGCGAAAATATTTTCACCAGTTATCGCAACGCGTATCGGTGGGCTTGTTCTTATTGGAATCGGGATTTGGGTATTATATCAATTTTTTCGGAGTGATAAAAAAGAAGAACTGAAGCAAGAGGAGAAGGTTTGGAAATTAGAAATTGCTTCTCTAGGGCTAGTGATTCAAATTTTGAGGAAACCGACTGTTGCGGATTTTGATAAATCAGGAACTATATCTGCAGGTGAAGCGCTACTTCTCGGTATTGCTCTTTCTATCGATTCGTTTGGTGCTGGAATTGGTGCATCCTTATTAGGTTATGCACCTGCTATGATGGCGATATTAGTCGCGGTTATGAGTTCTTTATTTTTATTTATTGGAATGAAGCTTGGCACGGTTTTGTCGAATATGAAGTGGTTACAAAAATTTACATTCCTGCCTGGGGTATTACTCATTATTATTGGAATTTGGAAAATGTAA
- the mutM gene encoding DNA-formamidopyrimidine glycosylase, which translates to MPELPEVENVRRTLENLVTGKTIEDVVITYPKIVKRPDDAEIFKEMLRGETIENIKRRGKFLLLYVTNYVIVSHLRMEGKFLLHQEGEPIDKHTHVRFLFTDGTELHYKDVRKFGTMHLFKKGEELNQMPLADLGPEPFDAELTPQYLQERLQKTNRKIKVVLLDQRLLVGLGNIYVDEVLFRSQIHPEREASSLTVEEIERIYEATVTTLGEAVKRGGSTIRTYINSQGQIGSFQELLNVYGKKGEPCVTCGTILEKTVVGGRGTHYCPICQPRI; encoded by the coding sequence ATGCCGGAATTACCAGAGGTTGAAAACGTTAGACGGACGCTTGAAAATCTTGTAACAGGAAAAACGATTGAAGATGTCGTTATTACTTATCCCAAAATAGTAAAACGACCGGATGATGCAGAAATCTTTAAAGAAATGCTAAGAGGCGAGACAATTGAAAATATAAAGCGAAGAGGAAAGTTTTTGCTTTTATATGTAACGAATTATGTCATTGTTTCACATTTGCGTATGGAAGGTAAGTTTTTACTTCATCAAGAGGGTGAGCCAATTGATAAACATACGCACGTCCGTTTCTTATTTACAGATGGAACTGAATTACATTATAAAGATGTGAGAAAGTTTGGTACGATGCATCTCTTTAAGAAAGGTGAAGAGTTGAATCAAATGCCTCTTGCTGACTTAGGCCCGGAGCCATTTGATGCTGAATTGACACCGCAGTATTTACAAGAAAGATTGCAAAAAACAAATCGTAAAATAAAAGTTGTATTATTAGACCAGCGTCTTTTAGTAGGGCTTGGAAATATATATGTAGATGAAGTTTTATTCCGTTCTCAAATTCATCCGGAACGAGAAGCGTCATCTTTAACAGTAGAAGAAATTGAACGGATTTATGAGGCGACTGTTACAACGCTAGGCGAAGCAGTGAAGCGTGGCGGAAGTACAATTCGAACGTATATCAACTCACAAGGGCAAATTGGTTCGTTCCAAGAACTTCTAAATGTATACGGAAAAAAAGGGGAACCTTGTGTGACTTGCGGTACGATATTAGAAAAAACAGTTGTTGGCGGAAGAGGAACGCATTACTGCCCGATTTGTCAGCCGAGAATATAG
- the polA gene encoding DNA polymerase I → MEKKVVLVDGNNIAYRAFFALPLLNNDKGIHTNAIYGFTMMLMRILEEEKPTHMLVAFDAGKTTFRHKTYSDYKGGRQKTPPELSEQFPFIREVLDAFNVPRYELENYEADDIMGTLAKEASEQGAYVKVISGDKDLLQLVSDNTLVCIPRKGITEVDEYTKEALFEKYSLSPKQIIDMKGLMGDQSDNIPGVPGVGEKTAIKLLTQFETVEAVYENLDQVSGKKLKEKLEANKEQALMSKELATIITDAPITVHVDDMAYKGYEPSDVIPMFENLGFTSLLNKLGVTPEETAPAELDDITFDIVEEVTEEMLQQDSALIVEVQEDNYHKADIQGFGIQNESGCYFISADIALKSDAFKAWLANGEMRKHTFDAKRAIVALKWNGVDIQGIDFDLLIAAYLLDPADTDKDFRTVAKMKETHAVKSDEEVYGKGAKRAVPELDVVAEHVARKVHVLYDVKQTFLEELKKNEQYELFTELELPLARVLADMEVKGVKVDTERLRNMGEELAGRLKEMEQEIYKLAGTEFNINSPKQLGVILFENLNLPVIKKTKTGYSTSADVLDKLMDHHEIIPNILHYRQLGKLNSTYIEGLLKVVHEDSSKIHTRFNQVLTQTGRLSSTDPNLQNIPIRLEEGRKIRQAFVPSEEGWIMYAADYSQIELRVLAHIANDPGLVEAFQHDMDIHTKTAMDVFGVGKDEVTSNMRRQAKAVNFGIVYGISDYGLSQNLGITRKAAAEFIEKYLESFPGVQEYMDEIVKDAKQKGYVVTLLNRRRYIPEITSRNFNLRSFAERTAMNTPIQGSAADIIKKAMIIMADRLEEEGLQARLLLQVHDELIFEAPKEEIEKLEKLVPEVMEHAIELAVPLKVDYSYGPTWYDAK, encoded by the coding sequence TTGGAAAAAAAAGTCGTATTAGTAGATGGTAATAATATCGCGTATCGTGCTTTCTTTGCACTACCGCTTTTAAATAACGACAAAGGTATACATACGAACGCAATTTATGGTTTTACAATGATGTTAATGAGGATACTAGAGGAAGAAAAACCGACGCATATGCTTGTGGCGTTTGATGCGGGGAAAACAACATTCCGTCATAAAACGTATAGTGATTACAAGGGAGGACGTCAAAAGACTCCACCTGAGTTATCAGAGCAATTCCCATTTATTCGCGAAGTACTTGATGCATTTAATGTTCCGCGCTATGAATTAGAAAACTATGAAGCGGATGACATTATGGGAACCCTAGCGAAGGAAGCGAGTGAGCAAGGGGCTTATGTAAAAGTTATTTCAGGAGATAAAGACTTACTTCAACTTGTTTCTGATAATACACTTGTATGTATTCCGCGCAAAGGGATTACAGAAGTAGATGAATATACGAAAGAAGCTTTATTTGAGAAATATAGCTTATCACCAAAGCAAATTATCGATATGAAAGGTTTGATGGGAGACCAATCAGATAACATTCCAGGTGTACCAGGTGTTGGTGAGAAGACAGCCATTAAATTATTAACGCAATTTGAAACGGTTGAAGCAGTATATGAAAACTTAGATCAAGTGAGCGGAAAGAAATTAAAAGAAAAGTTAGAAGCAAATAAAGAACAAGCACTTATGAGTAAAGAACTTGCGACGATTATTACAGACGCACCAATTACTGTGCATGTAGATGATATGGCATATAAAGGGTATGAACCAAGTGATGTTATTCCAATGTTTGAGAATTTAGGATTTACATCTCTTTTAAATAAGCTAGGTGTTACGCCTGAAGAAACAGCTCCAGCTGAATTAGATGATATTACATTTGATATTGTGGAAGAAGTTACAGAAGAAATGCTTCAGCAAGATAGTGCGCTTATTGTAGAAGTGCAAGAAGATAACTATCATAAAGCGGATATTCAAGGTTTTGGTATTCAAAATGAAAGTGGTTGTTACTTTATTTCGGCAGACATTGCTCTTAAATCAGATGCTTTCAAAGCATGGCTTGCAAATGGAGAAATGAGAAAGCATACATTTGATGCGAAGCGAGCTATCGTTGCACTCAAATGGAACGGTGTAGATATTCAAGGAATTGACTTTGATTTATTAATCGCTGCTTATTTACTTGATCCAGCTGATACGGATAAAGATTTCCGTACTGTAGCGAAAATGAAAGAAACGCATGCCGTGAAATCGGATGAAGAAGTTTACGGAAAAGGTGCGAAGCGTGCAGTTCCAGAGTTAGATGTAGTAGCGGAGCATGTAGCTCGTAAAGTGCATGTATTATATGATGTAAAGCAAACGTTCTTAGAAGAATTAAAAAAGAACGAGCAATATGAATTGTTTACAGAGTTAGAATTACCACTTGCGCGTGTATTAGCTGATATGGAAGTAAAAGGTGTAAAAGTTGATACGGAGCGTCTTCGTAATATGGGAGAAGAACTTGCAGGTAGATTAAAGGAAATGGAACAGGAAATTTATAAGCTTGCGGGAACGGAATTTAATATTAATTCACCGAAGCAACTTGGGGTTATTCTGTTTGAGAACTTAAACTTACCAGTTATTAAAAAGACGAAAACAGGTTATTCTACGTCGGCGGATGTATTAGATAAACTTATGGATCATCATGAAATTATTCCAAATATTTTACATTATCGTCAATTAGGAAAGCTAAATTCAACTTACATTGAAGGTTTATTGAAAGTTGTACATGAAGATTCATCTAAAATCCATACTCGTTTCAATCAAGTGTTAACGCAAACAGGTCGATTAAGTTCAACAGATCCGAACTTACAAAATATCCCGATTCGATTAGAAGAAGGAAGAAAAATTCGTCAGGCATTCGTTCCATCAGAAGAAGGATGGATCATGTACGCGGCTGATTATTCACAAATTGAACTTCGTGTGCTTGCTCATATTGCAAATGATCCAGGGTTAGTTGAAGCATTCCAACATGACATGGATATTCATACGAAAACAGCTATGGATGTATTCGGTGTTGGGAAAGATGAAGTAACATCTAACATGAGGCGACAAGCAAAAGCTGTTAACTTCGGAATTGTGTATGGCATTAGTGATTATGGTCTTTCGCAAAACTTAGGAATTACAAGAAAAGCAGCAGCGGAATTTATTGAAAAGTATTTAGAAAGTTTCCCTGGTGTACAAGAATACATGGATGAAATCGTAAAAGATGCGAAACAAAAAGGGTATGTGGTTACATTATTAAATCGTCGCCGTTATATTCCGGAAATTACGAGTCGTAATTTCAATTTACGTAGCTTTGCTGAGCGTACAGCTATGAATACACCAATTCAAGGTAGTGCGGCTGATATTATTAAAAAAGCGATGATTATTATGGCAGATCGTTTAGAAGAAGAAGGATTACAAGCACGTCTTCTTCTGCAAGTACACGATGAATTGATATTTGAGGCACCAAAAGAAGAAATTGAAAAATTAGAGAAGCTTGTACCTGAAGTAATGGAGCATGCAATTGAACTAGCCGTTCCATTGAAAGTTGATTATTCTTACGGTCCAACTTGGTACGATGCAAAATAA